Proteins encoded together in one Lathyrus oleraceus cultivar Zhongwan6 chromosome 5, CAAS_Psat_ZW6_1.0, whole genome shotgun sequence window:
- the LOC127081880 gene encoding uncharacterized protein LOC127081880 has translation MYLDYLIVEEMHFNSYVDHSQMQPFDEIMLYSRWLTCKLCVTAPHLPECVMWQFGYTQTIPRHHVIFVPPTLTRIQVDDMFDDYESHLVPEEAHSIIAVNDWSYVEGYIIWFFRMSHPYMVYAAPGVPSRPAH, from the coding sequence ATGTATCTTGACTACTTGATTGTCGAGGAAATGCACTTCAACAGCTATGTCGATCATAGTCAGATGCAGCCATTTGACGAGATAATGTTATACTCTAGATGGTTGACCTGCAAATTATGTGTCACTGCTCCTCATCTGCCTGAGTGCGTCATGTGGCAGTTTGGCTACACTCAAACCATTCCTAGACACCATGTTATCTTTGTTCCTCCTACTTTGACACGTATACAGGTAGAtgacatgtttgatgattatgagagTCATCTGGTGCCAGAGGAGGCACATAGTATCATAGCTGTGAATGACTGGAGCTACGTCGAAGGGTATATCATATGGTTTTTCAGGATGTCACATCCGTACATGGTGTATGCTGCTCCAGGAGTCCCATCTAGGCCAGCTCATTAG